In a single window of the Corvus hawaiiensis isolate bCorHaw1 chromosome 19, bCorHaw1.pri.cur, whole genome shotgun sequence genome:
- the MRPL38 gene encoding 39S ribosomal protein L38, mitochondrial, with product MAAPLLSAALRGARGGRSFGTAAVLWKRAAPLGPMPNEDLDIENLEALEKYRSFRRYLRLAEQESRKPHWWNTYHKHTNPPAEPQTDIGLPREKLSRAKEIKERKRILRENRRNAEMERAARLRTVLIPLDDVRAEWERTSGPFHKQRVAEHCGVFRDLFKGATFTPWVALRVHYSQEDEHLVPVYYGNMVTPSEASSPPAVSYEADKGSLWTLLLTNPDGHLRDADSEYLHWLVTNIPGSDIKSGKEMCHYLPPFPAMGTGYHRFIFLLFKQRGPIDFSQDARPTPCYSLKMRTFRTFDFYRKHEDAMTPAGLAFFQCQWDSSVTSTFHQLLNMREPVFEFVRPPPYHPPQVKFPRHQPLRYLDRYRDTQEPTYGIY from the exons ATGGCGGCGCCCCTGCTGAGCGCGGCGCTTCGCGGGGCCCGCGGCGGACGGAGCTTCGGCACGGCCG ctgtgctctggaAGAGGGCAGCCCCGCTGGGGCCGATGCCCAACGAGGACCTGGACATCGAGAACTTGGAGGCGCTGGAGAAGTACCGGAGCTTCAGGCGGTACCTGcggctggcagagcaggagagcaggaaacCACACTGGTGGAACACCTACCACAAACACACCAACCCCCCTGCAG AGCCCCAGACAGACATCGGCCTGCCACGTGAGAAGCTGTCACGGGCAAAGGAGAtcaaggagagaaagaggatCCTGAGGGAGAACCGCCGGAATGCTGAGATGGAACGAGCAGCACGGCTCCGGACTG TGCTCATTCCCCTCGACGACGTCAGGGCTGAGTGGGAGAGGACCAGTGGCCCGTTCCACAAGCAGCGCGTGGCTGAGCACTGCGGGGTGTTCCGGGACCTGTTCAAGGGGGCCACCTTCACCCCCTGGGTTGCCCTGAGGGTGCACTACAGCCAGGAGGACGAGCACCTCGTGCCAGTCTACTATGGGAACATGGTGACTCCGTCAGAG GCTTCCAGTCCCCCTGCAGTGTCATACGAGGCAGACAAAGGTTCCCTCTGGACCTTGTTGCTCACAAATCCAG ATGGACATTTGAGGGATGCAGACTCGGAGTACCTCCACTGGCTGGT GACCAACATCCCAGGCAGTGACATCAAGTCTGGTAAGGAGATGTGCCATTACCTGCCCCCCTTCCCTGCCATGGGGACGGGCTACCACCGCTTCATCTTCCTGCTCTTCAAGCAACGCGGTCCCATCGACTTCAGCCAGGACGCTCGGCCGACGCCATG CTACAGCCTGAAGATGAGAACCTTTAGAACATTTGACTTCTACAGAAAGCATGAGGATGCCATGACCCCGGCAGGGCTGGCATTTTTCCAGTGTCAGTGGGACAGCTCTGTCACTTCCACCTTCCATCAGCTGCTCA ACATGAGGGAGCCGGTGTTCGAGTTTGTGCGGCCGCCCCCGTACCACCCTCCCCAGGTGAAGTTCCCTCGCCACCAGCCCCTGAGGTACCTGGACAGGTACCGAGACACACAGGAGCCCACCTATGGCATTTACTAG
- the TRIM65 gene encoding tripartite motif-containing protein 65, translating to MASPISQKLEEKLVCSICLELFRVPVTLPCGHNFCKRCIGDHWDKQKQAPAGSEASYTCPECRRGFKQCPELEKNVTLYSVVELARDADARGSATGRCEVAPGELCPQHGRPLELYCQDERRCICCVCTVRDCQRHRRVLFEEERAKKQTLLKVSLEKAQEESERIELTMKELEVQTQSIKDSSEELKAGIQSKFTHLRKALEDFQCRTVASIEQEQVVALEHVERNWNLLKDRLDVLGQHRERVQSLLACPDHRTFLQEFPLLPPLESPEALVPVQFDVAAVVKPISEILTDLSRLLLEASPGSVVPKVPDPAGQGPGHPQELAVKVVAPLPRCQLRAELLKDHRNLTFDPKTANKYLELSKGARKAKHSPSPVPGLEQGPRFEPWQVLCTQSYGPGHHYWEVKISSHSIILGVTYRGLPREQQQGHRFNIGLDGGSWGLQVREDCYLAWHKGRAEKIQEQLYKNLGVSLDYDKGLLSFYGLGERTQLIHSFHSVFTEPLYPVFWLCEGRVVTLCQRD from the exons ATGGCATCACCCATCTCGcagaagctggaggagaagctggtGTGCTCCATctgcctggagctgttcaggGTGCCCGTCACCTTGCCCTGCGGCCACAACTTCTGCAAGCGCTGCATCGGCGACCACTGGGACAAGCAAAAGCAGGCGCCCGCCGGCAGCGAGGCGAGCTACACCTGCCCCGAGTGCCGCAGGGGCTTCAAGCAGTGCCCGGAGCTGGAGAAGAATGTCACCCTGTACAGCGTGGTGGAGCTGGCACGGGACGCTGACGCGCGGGGCTCGGCCACGGGCCGGTGCGAGGTGGCCCCCGGCGAGCTGTGCCCGCAGCACGGGCGCCCGCTGGAGCTGTACTGCCAGGACGAGCGGCGCTGCATCTGCTGCGTCTGCACCGTGCGGGACTGCCAGCGGCACCGGCGGGTGCTCTTCGAGGAGGAACGAGCCAAAAAGCAG ACCCTTTTGAAAGTATCCCTGGAAAAAGCCCAGGAGGAATCGGAGAGGATTGAGCTGACAatgaaggagctggaggtgcAAACACAGAGCATCAAG GACTCCTCCGAGGAACTCAAAGCTGGGATTCAGAGCAAATTCACCCACCTGAGGAAAGCTCTGGAGGATTTCCAGTGTCGGACAGTGGCCAGTATTGAGCAGGAGCAGGTGGTGGCACTGGAGCATGTGGAGAGGAACTGGAACCTCCTGAAGGACCGCCTGGATGTCCTtggccagcacagggagagggtTCAGAGCCTGCTGGCCTGCCCTGACCACAGGACCTTCCTCCAG GAGttccccctgctcccacctctggAGAGCCCAGAGGCACTGGTGCCTGTGCAGTTTGATGTAGCTGCTGTGGTCAAGCCCATCTCTGAGATCCTCACCGACctctccaggctcctgctggAGGCCTCGCCTGGCTCTGTGGTCCCCAAGGTCCCCGACCCTGCTGGCCAAG GCCCAGGGCATCCCCAGGAGCTGGCGGTGAAGGTTGTGGCCCCTCTCCCCAGGTGCCAGCTCCGAGCTGAGCTTCTGAAGG ACCACCGCAACCTGACCTTTGATCCCAAGACAGCCAACAAGTACCTGGAGCTGTCGAAAGGTGCCCGGAAAGccaagcacagccccagccccgtccctgggctggagcagggccccCGCTTCGAGCCCTGGCAGGTGCTGTGCACGCAGAGCTACGGCCCCGGCCACCACTACTGGGAGGTGAAGATCTCCAGCCACTCCATCATCCTGGGGGTCACCTACCGAGGGCTCCcccgggagcagcagcagggccacagGTTCAACATCGGGCTGGATGGGGGCTCgtgggggctgcaggtgagGGAGGATTGTTACCTGGCCTGGCACAAGGGCCGGGCTGAGAAAATCCAGGAGCAGCTCTATAAGAACCTGGGGGTCAGCCTGGATTATGACAAGGGGCTCCTCTCCTTCTATGGCCTCGGGGAGAGGACACAGCTCATCCACTCCTTCCACAGTGTCTTCACTGAGCCGCTGTACCCCGTGTTTTGGCTGTGTGAGGGGCGAGTGGTGACGCTGTGCCAGAGGGACTGa